A window from Corynebacterium singulare encodes these proteins:
- the clpS gene encoding ATP-dependent Clp protease adapter ClpS: MNAHQETSAGVVMSSPMATPELDEAIEVDVATSENLPWMCIVWDDPVNLMSYVSYVFQTVLGYDKKRANELMMQVHTEGKAAVSSGERDKVEADVKKLQVAGLWATMQQAG; this comes from the coding sequence ATGAATGCGCACCAAGAAACCTCCGCGGGCGTGGTCATGAGTTCGCCCATGGCCACCCCGGAACTGGATGAGGCTATTGAGGTCGACGTTGCCACGAGCGAAAACCTGCCGTGGATGTGCATCGTCTGGGATGATCCCGTCAACCTCATGAGCTACGTTTCCTATGTCTTTCAGACGGTCCTGGGCTATGACAAAAAGCGGGCTAACGAACTCATGATGCAGGTCCACACCGAAGGTAAAGCCGCCGTGTCTAGCGGTGAGCGCGATAAGGTTGAGGCCGATGTGAAGAAGCTCCAGGTCGCCGGCCTGTGGGCCACGATGCAGCAGGCGGGCTAA
- a CDS encoding spore germination YkwD domain-containing protein, with the protein MNTFLLPTIVTDLLAGRGPAKDDLVLLLKRVLTAVVFGGTLVTAIISLTSPSQDGSSKDTPAPEPAPAACDYELPEVYVQRQLQDIQTDLIEALNEWRKEDNQGPLLPWIERQTAAREKAECNAVTHSQKPADENVQMVQHHLPLDQASGYEFVEAFRQSPSHLAALRDRRMSTAAVGVAYSDGEVYVVIQLEE; encoded by the coding sequence ATGAACACTTTTCTCCTCCCCACCATCGTGACGGATCTCCTCGCCGGACGCGGCCCGGCCAAAGATGACCTCGTGCTGCTCCTGAAGCGTGTCCTGACTGCCGTCGTCTTCGGTGGCACCCTTGTTACCGCGATCATCAGCCTGACTAGTCCCTCACAGGATGGCAGCTCGAAGGACACTCCGGCCCCCGAACCGGCACCAGCAGCGTGCGACTATGAACTTCCCGAGGTTTACGTGCAGCGTCAGCTCCAGGATATTCAAACTGACCTCATCGAGGCCCTCAATGAGTGGCGCAAGGAAGACAATCAAGGGCCCCTGCTGCCGTGGATCGAACGCCAGACCGCTGCTCGCGAAAAGGCCGAATGCAACGCGGTGACACACAGCCAGAAACCTGCGGATGAGAATGTTCAGATGGTGCAGCACCACCTTCCGCTCGACCAGGCCAGCGGTTATGAATTTGTCGAGGCCTTCCGCCAGTCCCCCTCCCACCTTGCTGCGCTTCGGGATCGCCGCATGAGCACCGCCGCCGTCGGCGTGGCCTACAGTGACGGCGAAGTCTACGTAGTCATCCAGCTCGAAGAATAG